In Harpia harpyja isolate bHarHar1 chromosome 12, bHarHar1 primary haplotype, whole genome shotgun sequence, a single window of DNA contains:
- the LOC128149419 gene encoding uncharacterized protein LOC128149419 — MGRPRKDTTGTSSPRPATAASKTAPAAPPPPSTSATRAKAVAAGSRSRSAPAARAASPSQRRGAKPESSQQRPAASCGARGDAGDQHRASTRSCSATQKKPPDAKGATGPARPDSRPQKQQPGADPSRAWGQFLLPLESQDIPQVEKETRGQRSNPKWYEWRENRITASVAPRIANSKFANGKTDEVPQSYLKAVVSSSPGVQTPAMSWGLRNEKAAVRAYEQLKSQAVGKPVRVDDCGLFIHEEKKWIAASPDGIIKEAATGKALGLLEVKCPYKHRNRTVREACKDKDFCLEVDGDSYALKKDHAYFTQVQCQLAAAGFQQADFVVHTTKETAVVPVEFDAKFWGQTVPKLEKFYTEAVIPHLEEKAGGSVWAKEE, encoded by the coding sequence ATGGGGAGACCCAGGAAGGACACCACCGGCACGTCATCCCCTCGGCCAGCTACAGCTGCCTCCAAAACTGCCCccgctgcgccgccgccgccttctaCCTCGGCCACCCGGGCCAAGGCTGTGGCTGCGGGCAGCCGATCCAGGAGTGCTCCGGCTGCcagggctgccagccccagccagagGCGGGGGGCAAAGCCAGAGTCCTCTCAGCAGAGACCCGCAGCATCCTGTGGAGCCCGAGGAGATGCTGGGGACCAGCACAGAGCATCCACCAGGAGTTGCTCTGCAACCCAGAAGAAGCCGCCTGATGCCAAAGGAGCCACCGGTCCGGCCAGACCTGACTCACGtccacagaagcagcagcctggggctgaCCCGAGCAGGGCCTGGGGCCAGTTCCTGCTCCCCTTGGAGAGCCAGGACATCCCGCAGGTGGAGAAGGAGACCCGGGGCCAGCGGAGCAACCCCAAGTGGTACGAGTGGCGGGAGAACCGCATCACCGCCTCCGTGGCCCCCAGGATTGCCaacagcaagtttgccaacggcAAGACGGACGAGGTGCCCCAGTCCTACCTGAAAGCGGTGGTGAGCTCCAGCCCCGGGGTGCAGACGCCGGCCATGTCCTGGGGGCTCCGCAATGAGAAAGCGGCCGTGCGGGCCTATGAGCAGCTGAAGTCGCAGGCGGTAGGCAAGCCGGTGCGGGTGGATGACTGTGGCCTCTTCATTCATGAGGAGAAGAAGTGGATCGCCGCCAGCCCGGACGGCATCATCAAGGAGGCGGCCACAGGGAaggccctggggctgctggaggtgaAGTGTCCCTACAAGCACAGGAACAGGACGGTGCGGGAGGCCTGCAAGGACAAGGACTTCTGCCTGGAGGTGGACGGGGACTCCTATGCCCTGAAGAAGGATCATGCCTACTTCACCCAAGTCCAGTGCCAGCTGGCAGCTGCCGGCTTCCAGCAGGCTGACTTTGTGGTGCACACCACCAAGGAAACGGCCGTGGTTCCTGTGGAGTTCGATGCCAAGTTCTGGGGGCAGACGGTGCCCAAGCTGGAGAAGTTTTACACCGAGGCGGTGATTCCCCACctggaggagaaggcaggtgGCTCTGTCTGGGCCAAGGAGGAGTAG